In the Rubidibacter lacunae KORDI 51-2 genome, ATATTGCCTCCTTAACAGAAGAAGCTGTGGATACCCAAGAAATTCGGCAACAGCAACTAGCTGGGATTCAACAGGAGTGGTCGGATAGCGCGATCGCCCAATCCTTAACTGCCAGCCAAGCAGGGCGCGTTTACTTTACAACATTTTTCGAATGGAATTTCTATAATGGTCCCCTCGGTACGGAGCTAGTTTTGGAACAGTTGCGTCAATTCCTTCTAGAGAATTAGCCCTGAGATGCAATAACAGCCATCTGCTCTAACTGCTCGTCGCATATGCCGCACTCAACCTACATCTGATGCAAACATTCACGATTATTTTGTGCGGGCAGTTGGTCTCGGCGATTGGTAGTAGCATGACCTTCTTCTCTCTGACACTTTGGGCTTGGGAGAATACCGGCTCGGCTACTGCCTTAGCCTTGATTGGCCTCTTCATTCGAGTCTCGCAAGTCTCCTCAACCTATTTCGCCGGCTCCGTTGTAGACCGCTTCAATCGCAAGCACCTGATGATCCTTGGTGATGCAGTCACTGCTAGTTGTGCCTCGATCATTGGCTTGCTCTTCCTGGAACATGCTTTACAGATTTGGCACCTCTACATCATCGGTCTGGTCGTGGGAGGCTTCGGCCAAATTCAAATCCTGGCTTATCAGGCTTCCCTTTCCCTGCTCATCCCCAAGCATCAGTACACCCGCGCCGGCAGCATGGGTGCTGCTGTTTCCTATGGCTCGAGTATTATCGGTCCGGCCCTGGCTGGCATTCTCTATCCCCAGATCGGACTCTTCGGTATCGTCACTATTGATATCGCAACCTTCATGTTGGCTATTGTCATCCTTTTCTTCGTCCGCATTCCCCAACCGGAATTCACCCTAGCCGACGATTCCCAGCAATCTAACCATTCCTTTGTGACGGGCTTTCTCCATGTCTGGAAACAGCCCAGTCTGAGGGTTCTGTTAGTGGTCATGGTGTTATTCACCTTCGTCCACGACTTCGGGGGGGCACTGCAAAGTCCTATGGTTTTGGCTCGCACCGACGGTGACCCCCGCGCTCTCGCTGCCGTCTCCGCTGCGGCTGGTTTCGGTGGCGTTACCGGAGCCGTCCTCACCAGTATTTGGGGCGGCCCCAAACGCCGCATCTACGGCATGTTGGGAGGATACATTGGGGTTGGACTGAGCAAAATTATCTTTGGCTTGGGGCGGTCTCTCCCGGTCTGGGGTCCCGCTCAGTTTTGTTCGTCACTCAACTTTCCCCTCCTTGGTAGTTCCCGCGAAGCCCTTTGGATGGATAAAATTTCCCCTGAAATTCAGGGGCGCGTCTTTGCTGCTAATTCCCTAGTCACTCAAGTGGCCAGTGGCATAGCCATATTGCTAGCCGGTCCCCTCGCCGACCGCCTATTCGAGCCGGCTATGATGTCAGGAGGGCAGCTGGTTGGCTGGCTTGGTGGCAGTTTTGGTAGCGGTCCCGGTGCCGGCATGGCCATTCTATATACTCTTTGCTCCGTCAGCATTCTGCTCGTTGGGCTTGGC is a window encoding:
- a CDS encoding MFS transporter, translated to MQTFTIILCGQLVSAIGSSMTFFSLTLWAWENTGSATALALIGLFIRVSQVSSTYFAGSVVDRFNRKHLMILGDAVTASCASIIGLLFLEHALQIWHLYIIGLVVGGFGQIQILAYQASLSLLIPKHQYTRAGSMGAAVSYGSSIIGPALAGILYPQIGLFGIVTIDIATFMLAIVILFFVRIPQPEFTLADDSQQSNHSFVTGFLHVWKQPSLRVLLVVMVLFTFVHDFGGALQSPMVLARTDGDPRALAAVSAAAGFGGVTGAVLTSIWGGPKRRIYGMLGGYIGVGLSKIIFGLGRSLPVWGPAQFCSSLNFPLLGSSREALWMDKISPEIQGRVFAANSLVTQVASGIAILLAGPLADRLFEPAMMSGGQLVGWLGGSFGSGPGAGMAILYTLCSVSILLVGLGGFLLPKLRTIEID